A genomic window from Clostridiales bacterium includes:
- a CDS encoding phosphotransferase, producing MDKNFSADKLYEICRLDDWQAFESYLQNELQIENYAFVLQDDILRAVLSTENIFNGLTTVYQIERNNNGFFVHPLLHIILNFALAYSITYEQRIFKILNFGIAHNLKISKQLCCDQILQNGDLILNNKIIGRAVVFNTAEPLNGTDRLFLKLDELNNSVKAIRAKQLYLAGGYSGFSVKLADGVIEKDRTFNECEYLFLKLLEQNGYSKAPRYLGERNGKDLFSYIKGETISYTYEMSQAAIIKITNELKALNTISKKYLNDKVYAHGDLGAQNVIFNNTEIVGIIDWDNTFIGDEYDDFIYVFWVWANVGNLQRSDDRMFELLNTMIETYQPDDRFRNDFSNKIWQRMERKLTETPVNSKTYKRIYDWVKWSQKWVEKYSTRISNEIG from the coding sequence ATGGATAAAAATTTTTCTGCCGACAAGCTTTATGAGATCTGCCGTTTGGACGATTGGCAAGCATTCGAGTCCTATCTGCAAAACGAGCTTCAAATAGAAAATTACGCGTTCGTTTTACAAGATGATATTTTGCGTGCCGTATTGTCCACGGAAAATATATTTAACGGGCTAACGACAGTATATCAAATCGAACGAAATAATAACGGATTCTTTGTTCATCCTTTACTGCATATTATTTTGAACTTTGCATTAGCGTATTCAATTACCTATGAACAACGTATTTTTAAAATATTGAATTTCGGCATAGCGCACAACCTAAAAATTTCAAAACAGCTTTGCTGTGACCAAATATTACAAAACGGGGATCTGATACTGAATAATAAAATTATCGGGCGAGCAGTGGTGTTTAATACCGCAGAACCGCTTAACGGAACAGATAGATTATTTTTAAAACTTGATGAGTTAAATAATAGCGTTAAAGCTATTCGGGCAAAGCAACTGTATCTTGCGGGCGGCTATTCGGGTTTTTCGGTTAAACTTGCCGACGGCGTAATTGAAAAAGACAGAACGTTTAACGAATGCGAATATTTGTTTTTAAAATTGTTGGAACAGAATGGATATTCGAAAGCACCGAGATATTTAGGCGAAAGAAACGGCAAAGATTTATTCAGCTATATTAAGGGTGAAACAATATCATATACCTATGAAATGAGCCAAGCCGCAATTATCAAAATAACAAACGAGTTAAAAGCGCTTAACACGATTTCAAAAAAATATCTAAACGATAAAGTTTATGCTCACGGTGATTTAGGTGCGCAAAACGTTATTTTTAATAATACCGAAATTGTGGGAATCATCGATTGGGATAACACATTTATAGGGGACGAGTACGATGACTTTATCTATGTGTTTTGGGTATGGGCTAACGTCGGGAACTTGCAACGTAGCGACGATAGAATGTTCGAGTTATTAAATACAATGATCGAAACATATCAACCGGACGATCGGTTTAGAAACGATTTTTCAAATAAGATTTGGCAAAGAATGGAAAGAAAATTAACAGAAACACCCGTTAATTCAAAAACATATAAACGCATATATGATTGGGTGAAATGGAGTCAGAAGTGGGTGGAAAAATACAGCACCCGAATTTCGAACGAAATCGGGTAA
- a CDS encoding leucine-rich repeat domain-containing protein yields MKKRLLAGAVFAAAVIGSAFCMVGCGGGDDESGNGGDGHSHTASSAWGYDEYYHFHEASCKIVAHRTDVEEHDGDDCFCGYKTGGDTQDPPESGASEFGTKLAAGGKLLFKKISGASKYVLTVTYPDGSSQNYDIAKNKTSVDLENIEDDAFPVGKSTLRLVAYELDKIKVDGETIEQDVPMSGIDESYRVVKLNGKFTLSVLAYADEYIDLDGFIREDGNNKFGYELALKDNAATSFNITKFAKAASGGNIKFYKTKAGRDAEDSSAQYGSIELGAMKAVAGENYYYVRVEKGGEKKDYDLCVYGLLSINIKRYNLSYTTAENGVRTYTTTAIGEPISAVDRGIIAQETFFDGVDGGKLGRDANYNVIGRGDVTVSADAADRFYDLNIYFYNEQAVTADCAEIAEYKKTFRITEGDYTISLNTLFNAKGAVTVPYIIVGKPVVSAVFQSTNDVTEVVIPEGTTAFVASFQQCMGITDIYLPSTITEMSQFAFGSDVMIKSIPDSTVIHCAFSASKANDFTFKWNYIAGTMRAYETEYDSAHLGGGTTSPTTPSVSVGLNYRLDDNALTVVSITEDFNGVIPDSASYDGETYNVTAIENLCYADGSCYNGDLVIGKNVDDIAVGVFGAARTERVKSITVDPSNRSFHIRDDGMLYGSGISRVILAPNGGDICIPSHVTSIDAGAFGTEKCRVFIEKTTDTTGYDWSKMGVTPILGAYKVGGYNVYTLGGELSSEPYATFAGYNGSSESITISSQADNLPVKFIEGENIFDGHDITELDIPATLATPENVKKLFGTSINETVIKLQISGDVVGDDKIIDFIKCFPELDKISFSYGSVYSAKDDKIIYKTTQGGGYSEIVYALPNISGRVELWFCDGIAAGAFAGTAITEIDIDPGLKTIGDGAFKNCAMLTKINLEYCHNLTAIGKEAFRGCRALTSITIASTAAVTRIGAFAFYGCTQLTDVTLPNIKDTTFELAESDENGYRGVFSCCGKLKTLSVLMGYEQFETIEDRANVTHSSYITTLHCNDGSNHTIEY; encoded by the coding sequence ATGAAAAAGCGACTATTGGCAGGCGCGGTATTTGCCGCGGCGGTTATCGGCTCGGCGTTTTGCATGGTCGGGTGCGGCGGCGGGGATGACGAGAGCGGCAACGGCGGCGATGGTCACAGTCATACCGCGTCGTCGGCGTGGGGATACGACGAGTATTATCATTTCCACGAAGCGAGCTGTAAAATCGTCGCGCACAGGACGGACGTCGAGGAGCACGACGGCGACGATTGCTTTTGCGGCTACAAGACGGGCGGCGATACGCAGGATCCGCCCGAGAGCGGCGCGAGCGAGTTCGGCACTAAGCTGGCGGCGGGCGGCAAGCTTTTGTTTAAGAAAATCTCGGGCGCGAGCAAGTACGTGCTGACGGTGACTTATCCCGACGGGAGTTCGCAAAACTACGATATTGCTAAGAACAAAACCTCGGTCGATCTCGAAAATATCGAGGACGATGCGTTCCCCGTCGGCAAGTCCACGCTTAGGCTCGTCGCGTACGAGCTCGATAAAATCAAGGTGGACGGCGAAACGATCGAGCAGGACGTGCCCATGAGCGGCATAGACGAAAGCTATCGCGTAGTCAAGCTTAACGGCAAGTTCACTCTTTCCGTGCTCGCGTATGCGGACGAGTATATCGATCTCGACGGCTTTATCCGCGAGGACGGGAATAATAAATTCGGGTACGAGCTTGCGCTTAAAGACAACGCGGCAACGAGCTTTAATATAACAAAGTTCGCAAAGGCGGCGAGCGGCGGCAATATCAAGTTTTACAAGACGAAAGCGGGGCGCGACGCCGAGGACAGTAGCGCGCAGTACGGCAGTATCGAGCTCGGCGCAATGAAGGCGGTGGCGGGCGAGAACTATTACTACGTTCGCGTAGAGAAGGGCGGCGAAAAAAAGGACTACGACCTTTGCGTTTACGGACTTCTTTCTATTAATATCAAACGCTATAACCTGTCGTACACCACGGCGGAAAACGGTGTGCGCACGTATACAACGACGGCGATAGGCGAGCCCATTTCGGCGGTCGACCGCGGCATAATCGCGCAGGAAACTTTCTTCGACGGCGTGGACGGCGGCAAGCTCGGGCGCGACGCAAACTACAACGTTATCGGTCGCGGCGACGTCACCGTTTCGGCGGATGCGGCGGATAGGTTCTACGACCTCAATATTTACTTCTACAACGAGCAAGCCGTTACCGCCGACTGCGCGGAGATCGCGGAGTATAAAAAGACCTTCCGTATAACCGAGGGCGATTACACCATTTCGCTCAACACGCTTTTCAATGCGAAAGGCGCTGTAACCGTGCCGTATATTATCGTCGGCAAGCCCGTAGTTTCGGCGGTGTTCCAGAGCACGAACGACGTTACCGAAGTAGTCATACCCGAGGGCACGACGGCGTTCGTCGCTTCCTTCCAGCAGTGCATGGGCATAACCGATATATATCTTCCGTCGACCATAACCGAAATGTCGCAGTTCGCGTTCGGCAGTGACGTCATGATAAAGAGCATACCCGACAGTACGGTTATTCACTGCGCGTTCTCGGCAAGCAAGGCGAACGACTTCACCTTTAAATGGAACTATATCGCAGGCACTATGCGCGCGTACGAAACAGAGTACGACAGCGCGCATTTGGGCGGCGGAACGACTTCGCCGACTACGCCGAGCGTTTCGGTCGGGCTCAATTATCGGCTGGACGATAATGCGCTTACAGTCGTGAGCATTACCGAAGATTTCAACGGCGTTATTCCCGATTCGGCGAGCTACGACGGCGAAACGTATAACGTAACGGCGATCGAAAATCTTTGCTATGCCGACGGGTCGTGCTATAACGGCGACCTTGTTATCGGCAAGAACGTCGACGATATCGCCGTCGGCGTGTTCGGCGCGGCGCGCACCGAAAGGGTAAAGAGTATAACGGTCGATCCCTCTAACAGATCGTTCCATATAAGGGACGACGGAATGCTTTACGGCAGCGGCATTTCGCGCGTTATACTCGCGCCGAACGGCGGAGATATTTGTATCCCATCGCACGTTACGAGCATTGACGCGGGCGCGTTCGGCACCGAAAAGTGCAGGGTGTTTATCGAGAAAACCACGGACACGACCGGATACGACTGGTCGAAAATGGGCGTAACGCCGATTCTTGGCGCGTATAAAGTCGGAGGCTATAACGTTTATACGCTCGGCGGCGAATTGAGTAGCGAGCCGTACGCCACGTTTGCGGGATATAACGGGTCGAGCGAAAGCATAACGATTTCGTCGCAGGCAGACAACTTGCCTGTAAAGTTTATCGAGGGCGAAAATATTTTCGACGGGCATGATATTACCGAGCTGGATATCCCCGCCACGCTCGCTACGCCCGAAAACGTTAAAAAATTGTTCGGCACGTCGATCAACGAAACCGTAATCAAGCTCCAAATATCGGGCGACGTCGTCGGCGACGATAAGATAATCGATTTTATAAAATGCTTCCCCGAGCTCGACAAAATATCTTTCAGCTACGGCTCTGTGTATTCCGCAAAGGATGATAAAATTATTTACAAAACCACGCAGGGCGGCGGGTACAGCGAAATCGTATACGCGTTACCCAACATAAGCGGACGAGTAGAGCTGTGGTTCTGCGACGGTATAGCGGCGGGCGCGTTCGCGGGCACGGCTATTACGGAAATAGATATAGACCCGGGGCTTAAAACGATAGGCGACGGGGCGTTCAAGAACTGCGCCATGCTTACGAAAATAAACTTGGAGTATTGTCATAATCTTACGGCTATCGGCAAAGAAGCGTTCCGCGGCTGTCGAGCGCTTACGAGCATTACCATAGCGTCCACAGCGGCGGTCACGCGCATAGGCGCGTTTGCGTTCTACGGCTGCACGCAGCTTACCGATGTCACACTACCGAATATCAAAGATACAACGTTCGAGCTCGCGGAAAGCGACGAAAACGGCTATCGCGGCGTGTTCTCATGCTGCGGCAAGCTCAAAACGCTCTCGGTCTTAATGGGCTACGAACAGTTCGAAACAATAGAGGACAGAGCGAACGTAACGCATTCGAGCTATATCACGACCTTGCATTGTAACGACGGCAGCAATCATACGATAGAGTATTAA
- a CDS encoding helix-turn-helix domain-containing protein, whose protein sequence is MAKKYLRFAMRLKELREEAGVSMLELARAIGVSDAAVCKWENGLAEPKIGYIVELAEYFDCPIDYLIGVDGDGGAPSGAIKIMDAGGKPVKPVTGSKSVVLTVDELEIVDSYKKLSPDMRGVLKETLKTWKGMNGKPVKDKK, encoded by the coding sequence ATGGCTAAGAAATATTTACGGTTTGCCATGCGGCTCAAAGAGCTACGCGAAGAAGCGGGGGTGTCCATGCTCGAACTTGCGCGCGCGATCGGCGTAAGCGACGCGGCGGTATGCAAGTGGGAGAACGGACTCGCCGAACCGAAGATCGGCTATATCGTCGAGCTTGCGGAATACTTCGACTGCCCTATCGATTATTTGATAGGCGTGGACGGCGACGGCGGTGCGCCGAGCGGTGCGATCAAGATCATGGACGCAGGCGGCAAACCGGTAAAGCCTGTGACGGGAAGTAAAAGCGTTGTACTTACGGTGGACGAGTTAGAGATAGTCGACTCGTACAAAAAGCTTTCGCCCGATATGCGCGGCGTGCTCAAAGAAACGCTCAAAACCTGGAAGGGCATGAACGGCAAACCAGTCAAGGATAAAAAGTAA
- a CDS encoding lysoplasmalogenase, which translates to MKSKINAKDIFLFVNLGLALFLWFGDCVYVRYSNLWIKSVTSLLFVIVGVVNLVYATLSKPETRKLKFPILMLTGLVFAMLGDVILEVEFIVGASLFAVGHVFYFVSYIFLEKFKPTDLIYGLCIFVPAVLLITLAPIFDFGDVVMEVVVVVYAAVISCMVGKAIANFVRAKNKTNLIILIGSLLFFISDFTLLFNVFSTLPYFGVICLATYYPAQFLLGFSVFSYCSANRAADSPTAETAPEADTANVVTDNQEI; encoded by the coding sequence ATGAAATCTAAAATTAACGCAAAGGATATTTTTCTTTTCGTCAACCTTGGGTTGGCGCTATTTCTTTGGTTCGGCGATTGCGTGTACGTGCGGTATAGCAATCTTTGGATAAAGTCGGTGACGAGCCTTTTGTTCGTTATTGTCGGCGTAGTTAATCTTGTCTATGCGACTCTGAGTAAGCCCGAAACGAGAAAGCTCAAATTCCCAATACTCATGCTTACGGGACTTGTTTTCGCCATGCTCGGCGACGTCATACTCGAAGTGGAGTTTATAGTCGGCGCGTCGCTGTTCGCAGTCGGGCACGTGTTCTATTTCGTTTCGTATATATTCCTCGAAAAATTCAAGCCGACCGATCTTATCTACGGACTTTGCATTTTCGTTCCCGCCGTGCTCTTGATAACGCTCGCGCCGATATTCGATTTCGGCGACGTCGTCATGGAAGTCGTCGTGGTCGTTTATGCGGCGGTGATATCGTGTATGGTCGGGAAGGCGATAGCCAACTTCGTGCGAGCAAAGAATAAGACTAATCTTATTATATTGATAGGCAGCCTGCTTTTCTTTATTTCGGACTTCACGCTGCTGTTCAATGTGTTTTCGACATTGCCGTACTTCGGCGTGATCTGTCTTGCAACTTACTATCCCGCGCAATTCCTGCTCGGGTTCTCGGTTTTTTCGTACTGCTCGGCAAATAGAGCCGCCGACAGTCCCACTGCGGAAACCGCTCCCGAAGCCGATACGGCAAACGTCGTTACGGACAATCAAGAAATATAA
- a CDS encoding AraC family transcriptional regulator yields MQEQIEAVQRMQDYIAEHLSNDITLADLADIAMYSPWYARRIFIAHTGVTPSDYIRRLRLRHSALRLRDENCLITDVAFDLGFGSVDGYTRAFAREFGCNPKQYALNPVPIPLFNPYGVKFKYIARRTKTMQNTKSVFIQVIDKPERKVIIKRGVTAKEYWTYCNEVGCDVWGILTSIKSISGEPVCLWLPEKIIKSGTSEYVQGVEVPCDYNGEIPDGFDVITLPAAKYLMFQGEPFAEENFGTAIEEVQNAIKKYDPSTIGYKWDKDNPRIQLEPIGTRGYIELLAVK; encoded by the coding sequence ATGCAAGAACAAATCGAAGCGGTACAGCGTATGCAGGACTATATTGCCGAGCATTTGTCGAATGATATTACGCTTGCCGATTTAGCCGATATCGCAATGTATTCGCCATGGTACGCAAGACGGATATTTATTGCTCACACGGGTGTGACGCCGTCGGATTATATTCGAAGGCTTAGACTCAGGCATTCGGCGCTTAGGCTTCGGGACGAGAACTGCTTGATAACCGACGTTGCGTTCGATTTGGGCTTCGGCAGCGTGGACGGATATACCCGTGCTTTTGCGCGCGAGTTCGGGTGCAATCCCAAGCAATACGCACTGAACCCCGTACCCATTCCCCTATTCAATCCTTACGGCGTAAAATTCAAATACATTGCAAGGAGAACGAAAACTATGCAAAACACGAAAAGCGTTTTTATTCAGGTCATAGACAAGCCCGAGCGCAAGGTTATAATCAAGCGCGGCGTGACCGCCAAAGAATATTGGACTTACTGCAACGAGGTCGGCTGCGACGTGTGGGGAATTCTCACAAGCATTAAGTCGATAAGCGGCGAACCCGTTTGCTTGTGGCTACCCGAAAAAATTATAAAGAGCGGAACGAGCGAATACGTTCAGGGCGTGGAAGTGCCATGCGACTATAACGGCGAGATCCCCGACGGCTTCGACGTTATCACCCTTCCCGCCGCAAAGTATCTTATGTTTCAGGGCGAGCCGTTCGCAGAAGAAAATTTCGGCACGGCTATCGAAGAAGTGCAGAACGCCATCAAGAAATACGACCCGTCGACAATCGGATACAAATGGGATAAGGACAACCCGCGTATCCAGTTAGAGCCTATCGGCACGCGCGGATATATAGAACTCTTAGCGGTCAAATAA